Below is a genomic region from Pseudarthrobacter sulfonivorans.
GGGTAAGGATGGCTACGGTGGCAGTCCGAGCCTTCCGGTCAACGGAAAGGATGGACCAGGTCAGGTAGCCGATGGGTACGGAAACCAGCAAGAGCGAGGAAATGATCAGCGGACTCATCAGAACTTCAGAACTTCAGATCAATGATTTTGCGCATCCACAGGCTGCCGATCGTCATAAGCACAACGGACGCGCCGATCATGCCCCAGCCTAACGGATGGGTGAACATCGAGTTCATGTAGCCGGGGTTGACGGTCATCAGCATCAGCACAATGCCAAAAGGCATGGCTATGAGAATGTAAGCGGAGAATTTTCCTTCTGCGGCGAGGGACTTGATGTGTCCTTTGATTTCGCTGCGCTCGCGGATGGTTTCGTTGACCTGGTCTAGTACTTCGGCCAGATTTCCTCCCACCTCGCGGTTGATCTGGATGGCCTGGGCAATCCAGACGAAGTCCTCGTTCCGCATGCGTTCCGACGTGTCCGTCAGCGAGGCCAGCAGATCGCGGCCAAGACTGGTCTCGGTGACGACGCGGCGCATTTCTTCGGACGTTGGACTTTGTGACTCGGTCGCGGCGGCGTCGATGGCACGCAGTATGCTGTGTCCTGCGCGAAGCCCGCCGGAAAGCAGTTGCAAGGTGTCACCAAGCTGGGCGTCAAACTTTGCCCGCCGTTTCCCGGCAAGGAACCCAAGCACAAGGTGCCCTGCGAACGGCGCCAAAACAACCAGCAGGACGGAGATCACGGGTAGGCCGATCACCATTCCCACGAGTGCTCCCACAGTTGCGCCAGCAATGACCAACACCATGTATTCGGTTTGGCTAAAGCGGACGCCGGCGTTCTCCAGCGCCTCACGGTTGTAGAGCCGGACGTTCCTGGTTCCGAGGAACCGGTCCAGGGCGCCTACCGTTGCGTCAGCCAGCCGGGTAAGGTTCGACGGCGGATCCGTCTGAAAGGGCCGGCGCCGGTCGAGCGCGATCTCGGGGGTACGCGGCAGCACCAGCGCCACGCCCACCATGATGGGGGCGAGGAAAAGGAGAGCCGCTCCAATGATGATCAACATGCCGTCCTACGCCTTTCCGCTGCCGGCTGGGTGCGCACCAGCAGGACCCGGACCGGCCGGAGTGGCGAACACGGACGGCGAGACGTGAATTCCGAGGTCCTCGAAACGGTCGATGAAGCGCGGCCGGATGCCGGTTGCCACCGGCTTGCCCAGGAAGCGCCCATGCTGGTCAACGCCCGCGGAGTAGTCGAAGACGAAAGCGTCCTGAAGGGTCACGATGTCCCCTTCCATGCCCTGGACCTCAGTCACGTGCGTGATGCGGCGCGAGCCGTCGCGCAAGCGCGAAATCTGGACGATAAGGTTCACAGCCGAAGCGATCTGCTCGCGGATGGCGCGCAGCGGCAGGTCCATGCCGGCCATGAGGACAAGGGTCTCCAAGCGCGCGATGGCGTCGCGGGGCGAGTTGGAGTGCACGGTGGAGAGCGAGCCGTCGTGGCCAGTGTTCATGGCCTGCAGCATGTCCAGCGATTCGCCGCCACGGACCTCACCCACCACGATGCGGTCAGGGCGCATACGCAAGGAGTTCCGGAGGAGCTCGCGGATGGTCACTTCACCTTTCCCCTCCGTGTTGGGCGGGCGGCTTTCCAGTCGGACCACATGGTCCTGCTGGATCTGGAGTTCCACCGCGTCCTCGATGGTCACGATCCGTTCGTTTGCCGGCAGGAAAGAGGACAGCACATTCAGCAGCGTGGTCTTGCCGGTGCCCGTTCCGCCGGAGACGATGATGTTGAGCTTGGCTTTGACGCACGCGTTCAGCAGTTCTGCCATCTCAGGAGTGAGGGTGCCGAAGTCGATGAGGTTACGGACCGTGAGGGGTACCTTGCTGAACTTACGGATGGTCAACGATGAGCCGCCAACGGCCAAGGGAGGGATCACTGCGTTAACACGGGAACCATCTTCCAGGCGGGCATCCACCAGGGGAGAGGACTCATCAATGCGGCGGCCCACCTTGGAAACGATCCGCTCGATAACTTTGCGGAGGTGCTCCTCCGAGCTGAACCGGGAATCCGCCAAGGTCAGATGCCCTTTTCGTTCCACGTAGATCTGGTCCATGCGGTTGACCATGATTTCGGTAACCGCCGGATCGTCCAGCAGCCGCTGAAGCGGGCCGAAGCCGAGAACATCATCGGCCACGTCTTGGACCAACCGTGTGCGCTCTTCAGCGGAGAGCGGGACCTGCTCTGCGTCGATGATCCGCGTGAGCTCTTCGCGGGCAGACGACTTCAGTTCATGTTCCGTGATGGCGGAGTCGTTGAATCGGGCACCCATATGTTCAAACAAGGCCTTCGCTGCCCGTTCTTTAAGGGCTGCGAAAACATCGACTGGCTTCTGGAGTTTCGGCTTCGTCTCTTCTAGATGTGTCTGCGGGGGGGCGACAACGACGGCAGGCGGTGCCGGCGTCGTCCGTTTTTGCGGGGTTTGTTCCAACCACTGCACGCGCTGGGGCTGAACCTCCGGCCGCGGGACATCGAGCGTAGGGGCTGAGGCCTTCGTAGAAGCAGGCTGGGCAGTTGGCTGGGACTTCGCCTGGGCGGCGCTGATGCGCTCTGACAGTTTCATCTAGACCACGACCCTTCGGTGCAGTTTGCGCTGGGATTTTGCCCGCCAGGCAGGATTAAAGCGTTCCACGAGTTGGTTGAGTCCTTTAATTGCAGGGTCTTTCACCGGCTCTTGGAGCACTGGGATCCCGCGGTTTGTGGACAGCGCTACGGCGCGGGAGCGTGGGATGCTCACATCAATGGGAGCCCCGATAGTCGATTCGAGGTCCTGGACGGTGAGGCCGTTCTTGGAGTCAGCCATGTTGAGCACCACGTGGCGGGTCTCGGGAACGATATCTAGCTGGCGCAGGATATCCAGGCCGGAACGAAGGCCGCGCACGCTGGGGATGTCCATGCCGCTAACCCAGACCACATCGGTGCACTTTTCCATGGCTGCCAGCCCAATCTCGGGCAGCCCCGGCGCGGTATCCACCACCACGTACTGGAACTGCTCTGACAGCTGTTCGATCAGCCGGGTGATCTGGTCGGGGGTGATCTCGTCCGCATCGACGGGGGTAGGGGGAGCGCAAAGGGCGTAGATGCTGCCCGGATGCACCGTGAGGAAGGCCTTAAGGACCAGGGAATCCTGGCTTGCGGCCGTAGATACGGCGTCCGTCACTGTGTGTTCGGGGTCCAAGTCGAGCCCTGAGGAGACGTCCCCGAACTGGAGGTCGAGGTCCACAATGACCACGCTCATGGGGGCGATCTTCCCCAGCCCAATGGCGATGTTGGTGGCGATGGTGGTTTTGCCCACGCCGCCCTTGGGGGAGAAGACGCCGATCACCAGGCCCTTGTTGCTTTCAGCCGCCTGCTGGGGCGCGAGTGTGCGGTGACGGCTGGCGAAGGACTGGCTGGCGCGCTCCAAAAGGACCCGCAGCTGGGCGGCATCCGAACCGGGGGAGGCGATGTCCTTGATGCCTGCCCGCATGGCATGCAGCAGGAAGTCGGGCTCGGGTTCCGCGGCCACA
It encodes:
- a CDS encoding type II secretion system F family protein, translated to MLIIIGAALLFLAPIMVGVALVLPRTPEIALDRRRPFQTDPPSNLTRLADATVGALDRFLGTRNVRLYNREALENAGVRFSQTEYMVLVIAGATVGALVGMVIGLPVISVLLVVLAPFAGHLVLGFLAGKRRAKFDAQLGDTLQLLSGGLRAGHSILRAIDAAATESQSPTSEEMRRVVTETSLGRDLLASLTDTSERMRNEDFVWIAQAIQINREVGGNLAEVLDQVNETIRERSEIKGHIKSLAAEGKFSAYILIAMPFGIVLMLMTVNPGYMNSMFTHPLGWGMIGASVVLMTIGSLWMRKIIDLKF
- a CDS encoding CpaF family protein yields the protein MKLSERISAAQAKSQPTAQPASTKASAPTLDVPRPEVQPQRVQWLEQTPQKRTTPAPPAVVVAPPQTHLEETKPKLQKPVDVFAALKERAAKALFEHMGARFNDSAITEHELKSSAREELTRIIDAEQVPLSAEERTRLVQDVADDVLGFGPLQRLLDDPAVTEIMVNRMDQIYVERKGHLTLADSRFSSEEHLRKVIERIVSKVGRRIDESSPLVDARLEDGSRVNAVIPPLAVGGSSLTIRKFSKVPLTVRNLIDFGTLTPEMAELLNACVKAKLNIIVSGGTGTGKTTLLNVLSSFLPANERIVTIEDAVELQIQQDHVVRLESRPPNTEGKGEVTIRELLRNSLRMRPDRIVVGEVRGGESLDMLQAMNTGHDGSLSTVHSNSPRDAIARLETLVLMAGMDLPLRAIREQIASAVNLIVQISRLRDGSRRITHVTEVQGMEGDIVTLQDAFVFDYSAGVDQHGRFLGKPVATGIRPRFIDRFEDLGIHVSPSVFATPAGPGPAGAHPAGSGKA
- a CDS encoding AAA family ATPase, translated to MSRFVLITPDVDFDARLREAVAGGLQGGVQTFFTSLLPADPHQLFASLDQEQPEVLILGPEVPLDEALRFATVLNVSFPELGVIVAAEPEPDFLLHAMRAGIKDIASPGSDAAQLRVLLERASQSFASRHRTLAPQQAAESNKGLVIGVFSPKGGVGKTTIATNIAIGLGKIAPMSVVIVDLDLQFGDVSSGLDLDPEHTVTDAVSTAASQDSLVLKAFLTVHPGSIYALCAPPTPVDADEITPDQITRLIEQLSEQFQYVVVDTAPGLPEIGLAAMEKCTDVVWVSGMDIPSVRGLRSGLDILRQLDIVPETRHVVLNMADSKNGLTVQDLESTIGAPIDVSIPRSRAVALSTNRGIPVLQEPVKDPAIKGLNQLVERFNPAWRAKSQRKLHRRVVV